The Pseudomonas multiresinivorans DNA window GTGCTGGCCGCCTTTCCTGCCGGCCTCGGATGCCCGCTGGGGGTCTTCCGCAAAGTTGCCTTTACCACCTCTGTGTTCGGCCATGGGGAACTGCTCCGTGGGAAGTGAATGGGCGAATGCGGTGCATTCACTTCATCCGAAACAAATCGATCAGCGGTGTTCGACTGATTTTAAGAACGATCAGTCATGAATCGGGCCGACGCTCGTTATATGGGGAGTCGCACGGCCGAGCCGAGTTTGCTTGCTGGCGGCGTCGATCAAACCACGCGCTTGCGGAGCCGGGCGATGAGCTTCTGCCGCTGCTCGGCGTCCGCTTCCCAGACCTTGCCATCGAGGGCGTGGCAGATCAGCCAGATTTCTTCGTTGTTGAGCATTACCGCGCCGCCGCCGGATTCCGCGCGGCGCTTGCGGTAGGCGGCCTGCTTTTCGGCGTTGGTCATGGCGCCTTCCTTGCGGGGGCGGCCTTTGCTCGGGGCTTCGAAAGCGTCGCGAGTGGCTCTGTCCTTGGCG harbors:
- a CDS encoding general stress protein, with protein sequence MAEHRGGKGNFAEDPQRASEAGRKGGQHSGGNFKNDPARASEAGRKGGQRSRADH